In Gossypium hirsutum isolate 1008001.06 chromosome D06, Gossypium_hirsutum_v2.1, whole genome shotgun sequence, one genomic interval encodes:
- the LOC121218621 gene encoding uncharacterized protein produces MAAINPAVAAPYSMGVHRNTAAKSHKAMAAANPAVKYGRAASILSTPTQTQSPLLRRNSVPSRSSGTRIMAANPEVLSSPSPSNLMGVLHFTQCQFRSLYGHDLKLEGLINWKGCGEPPETIAQNQSASEFRHSGDSVGSVGAVSYLVGDKVRWIIAWSNSEDQPKLNKVYSEINEASEREIE; encoded by the exons ATGGCTGCCATCAATCCAGCAGTAGCCGCACCATATTCCATGGGTGTTCATAGAAACACAGCGGCCAAAAGCCACAAAGCTATGGCGGCTGCCAATCCAGCAGTGAAATACGGACGTGCAGCTTCGATTCTTTCTACACCCACACAGACACAGTCCCCATTACTACGTAGAAATTCGGTTCCCAGCAGAAGCTCAGGCACGAGAATCATGGCTGCCAATCCTGAAGTTTTGTCGTCACCGTCGCCGTCAAATTTAATGGGGGTTCTGCATTTTACGCAGTGCCAGTTTCGGAGCCTTTACGGTCATGATTTAAAGCTGGAAGGCCTCATTAATTGGAAAGGATGTGGAGAACCACCGGAAACTATAGCTCAAAATCAGTCGGCAAGTGAGTTTAGGCACTCGGGAGACTCAGTAGGTTCAGTCGGAGCTGTTTCGTATCTTGTCGGAGATAAGGTTAGGTGGATTATTGCCTGGAGCAACAGCGAAGATCAGCCCAAGCTTAACAAG GTGTATAGTGAGATTAATGAAGCAAGTGAAAGAGAAATTGAGTGA
- the LOC121218623 gene encoding nascent polypeptide-associated complex subunit alpha-like protein 1: protein MHRCFVFGVLGFCFLLLPLLFASYSQPKMTAQADKEIEEILAAHLDQQKIDSEIPEQPVVEDDDEEDDDDDDDEDDAEGHHEGEGDGTGRSKQSRSEKKSRKAMLKLGMKPIPGVSRVTVKKSKNILFVISKPDVFKSPASDTYVIFGEAKIEDLSSQLQTRAAEQFKAPDLSQVISKPESSTAVQDDEEVDETGVEPKDIELVMTQAGVSRSKAVKALKAADGDIVSAIMELTA from the exons ATGCATCGGTGCTTCGtttttggggttttagggttttgcTTTTTGCTTCTGCCTTTGCTTTTTGCTTCTTACTCTCAACCAAAAATGACTGCTCAGGCCGACAAAGAGATCGAAGAGATCCTGGCAGCTCATCTCGACCAACAAAAAATCGAT TCCGAGATACCAGAGCAACCTGTTGTTGAAGATGACGACGAGGAAGATGACGATGacgatgatgatgaagatgatgccGAAG GTCATCATGAGGGAGAAGGAGATGGAACTGGTAGGTCAAAGCAAAGCCGAAGTGAAAAGAAGAGTCGCAAAGCTATGTTGAAGCTTGGGATGAAACCGATCCCTGGTGTTAGCCGGGTCACTGTGAAGAAGAGCAAGAAT ATTTTATTTGTCATCTCAAAACCAGACGTGTTCAAGAGCCCAGCATCAGATACTTATGTAATATTTGGAGAGGCTAAGATTGAGGACTTAAGCTCACAACTGCAGACTCGAGCTGCAGAGCAATTCAAGGCTCCTGATCTAAGCCAAGTGATATCAAAACCAGAGTCATCAACAGCAGTCCAGGACGATGAAGAAGTGGATGAAACAGGGGTGGAGCCCAAGGACATTGAATTAGTTATGACACAAGCAGGAGTATCCAGGTCAAAGGCTGTCAAGGCACTCAAGGCTGCTGATGGTGACATTGTTAGTGCTATAATGGAGCTTACTGCCTAA
- the LOC107955340 gene encoding protein ENDOPLASMIC RETICULUM-ARRESTED PEN3, whose product MTSMAAQISNPTTPGRRIKLNVGGKFFETTLSTLQSAGPDSLLAALSNRAAYNPIFIDRDPEIFSVLLSLLRSNRLPSAALRRFSIQELAEEALYYGVESRLRSASLPSPLHGIDAAIVDTIRPASDAVPSTFSAGEDGSLWIAHGGQISIYDSYLSYSTAVRTHLDDITSICRVWPEIAAVGSESSSGLHIYDLSSRRYTGSVHWTDKDDPRIYKARVCAIANSPDSVFVSFDCPHRENSVLVIDKSTLQVSSELTRQSGSAAKNTVPGKVTWLPETGLVIGSAVTCGAFGYSGYIRIWDPRRKEVVWETNEPGSGRSSRFGDSFADVGVDIDDSVLFKICSKSGDLAMADIRKLGDDPWVYMEDTNPSMREASYGGNEVHLHCYKRQVFVGKDGGLEVWSRLNERGGWSERRGDTENGRDEVSLKRNYVDKVEMGERGLIKRIEGGGERLFVSRENVEGIEVWESSNHSAIISVPS is encoded by the coding sequence ATGACTTCAATGGCTGCCCAAATTTCCAATCCAACCACTCCTGGCCGCCGCATAAAGCTCAATGTCGGGGGCAAGTTTTTTGAAACTACCCTCTCCACCCTCCAGTCCGCCGGTCCTGATTCCCTCCTTGCTGCCCTTTCCAACCGAGCTGCCTATAACCCTATCTTCATTGACCGGGATCCTGAAATCTTTTCCGTCCTTCTCTCCCTCCTCCGCTCTAACCGCCTCCCTTCCGCCGCCCTCCGCCGCTTCTCTATCCAGGAACTCGCCGAAGAGGCTCTTTATTACGGCGTGGAGTCCCGTCTCCGCTCTGCCTCTTTGCCCTCGCCGCTTCATGGCATAGACGCCGCCATCGTCGATACCATCCGCCCTGCCTCAGACGCTGTTCCTTCCACTTTCTCCGCCGGAGAAGATGGTTCACTTTGGATCGCTCACGGTGGTCAAATTTCAATATACGATTCCTACTTATCATACTCCACCGCCGTCCGTACGCATCTCGATGATATCACCTCGATTTGCCGGGTATGGCCAGAAATAGCCGCTGTCGGATCCGAATCCTCATCGGGTCTCCATATCTACGACCTCTCCAGCCGTCGCTACACCGGTTCAGTTCATTGGACTGACAAGGACGACCCACGGATATACAAAGCCCGAGTCTGCGCCATCGCTAACTCACCCGACTCGGTCTTCGTATCATTCGATTGTCCCCATAGAGAAAACAGCGTCCTCGTTATCGACAAATCAACGCTTCAGGTCTCATCAGAGTTGACTCGCCAATCAGGAAGCGCCGCCAAGAACACAGTCCCCGGAAAAGTGACGTGGCTACCGGAAACTGGTTTGGTTATCGGAAGTGCCGTCACATGTGGGGCATTTGGTTACTCGGGTTATATTAGGATATGGGACCCGAGAAGGAAGGAAGTGGTATGGGAAACTAACGAGCCAGGTTCGGGGCGGAGCAGCAGGTTCGGAGACTCATTCGCCGACGTCGGTGTTGATATTGACGATTCGGTACTCTTCAAGATATGTTCAAAATCTGGGGATTTGGCAATGGCAGATATTCGTAAACTAGGTGATGATCCTTGGGTATATATGGAAGATACAAATCCTAGCATGAGAGAAGCTAGCTATGGTGGGAATGAGGTTCATTTGCATTGCTATAAAAGGCAGGTATTCGTGGGGAAAGATGGAGGATTGGAGGTTTGGTCGAGATTGAATGAGAGAGGAGGTTGGAGTGAGCGAAGAGGGGATACTGAAAATGGAAGAGATGAGGTGAGTTTGAAGAGGAATTATGTGGATAAAGTGGAGATGGGGGAGAGAGGGTTGATAAAGAGAATTGAAGGAGGTGGGGAGAGATTGTTTGTTAGCAGAGAAAATGTGGAAGGGATTGAGGTCTGGGAGAGTTCGAATCATTCTGCTATCATTTCTGTTCCTTCTTAA
- the LOC121218622 gene encoding protein ELC-like, whose amino-acid sequence MVPPSSTPPPNPQQIQQFLSSVLSQRGPSALPYSEDTKWLIRQQLVSLISNYPSLEPKTATFTHNDGRSVNLLQADGTIPMPFQGVTYNIPIIIWLMESYPRYAPAVYVNPTRDMIIKRPHPHVSPSGLVSIPYLHNWIYPSSNLVDLVLHLSSAFSRDPPLYSQRRPNPNPSPSPSPSPNPSINSSMTSTYGQHPPPPGPRVAATAAAAGYPPSPYGRVQHPQHSQARPTSTDDAAEVYKRNAMNKLVEMVHGDIIGMRKAREVEMEGMFSAQAVLRRREEEINKGLKEMQDEKEGLEQQLQVVLMNADVLDSWIRDNEGKIKNLGKKNNNVDVDEAIHCVDVLSKQVLDSTAADLAIEDVVYSLDKAVQDGVVPFDQYLRNVRLLSREQFFHRATACKVKEAQMQAQVANMAARISHFVS is encoded by the coding sequence ATGGTTCCGCCGTCGTCAACACCGCCGCCAAACCCCCAACAAATCCAACAATTCCTCTCCTCCGTCCTCTCCCAACGCGGCCCTTCCGCCCTCCCTTACTCCGAAGACACCAAATGGCTAATCCGTCAACAACTCGTTTCCCTCATCTCCAACTACCCTTCCCTCGAACCCAAGACCGCCACTTTTACCCATAACGACGGCCGATCCGTTAACCTCCTCCAAGCCGACGGCACCATCCCTATGCCTTTCCAAGGCGTCACTTACAACATCCCCATCATTATCTGGCTCATGGAATCTTACCCTCGTTACGCCCCCGCCGTCTACGTCAATCCCACGCGCGACATGATCATCAAACGACCCCATCCTCATGTTTCTCCTTCTGGGTTAGTTTCGATTCCTTATTTGCATAATTGGATTTACCCAAGTTCTAATCTTGTCGATTTAGTCCTTCATTTAAGCTCTGCTTTTTCTCGTGATCCGCCTCTTTATTCGCAACGCCGCCCCAATCCTAACCCTAGCCCTAGCCCTAGCCCCAGCCCTAACCCTTCGATTAATTCCTCCATGACGTCTACTTATGGGCAACATCCACCGCCGCCAGGACCTAGGGTGGCTGCTACGGCCGCGGCGGCAGGATATCCCCCATCACCTTATGGGAGGGTACAGCATCCACAGCATTCGCAAGCTCGTCCTACTTCCACGGATGATGCCGCCGAGGTTTATAAGAGGAACGCAATGAATAAGCTGGTGGAGATGGTTCATGGGGATATAATTGGGATGAGAAAAGCAAGGGAAGTTGAAATGGAAGGAATGTTTTCGGCTCAAGCTGTTTTAAGAAGGCGAGAGGAAGAGATTAATAAAGGGTTGAAAGAGATGCAAGATGAAAAAGAAGGTTTAGAACAACAATTACaggttgttttgatgaatgcaGATGTGTTGGATAGTTGGATTAGAGATAATGAAGGGAAAATAAAGAACTTAGGGAAGAAGAATAATAATGTAGATGTTGATGAAGCGATTCATTGCGTGGATGTTCTTTCTAAACAAGTCTTGGATTCCACAGCTGCTGATTTAGCTATCGAAGATGTGGTTTATTCCTTGGATAAGGCAGTGCAAGATGGGGTTGTGCCGTTTGATCAGTATTTGAGGAATGTGAGATTGTTGTCAAGGGAGCAGTTCTTCCATAGGGCTACTGCCTGCAAAGTTAAGGAAGCTCAAATGCAGGCTCAGGTGGCAAATATGGCTGCTAGAATATCGCATTTCGTTTCATGA